A region from the Leptospira dzoumogneensis genome encodes:
- a CDS encoding LA_2478/LA_2722/LA_4182 family protein, with product MKYIKIIMLLSVVVLALENCSKSPEQKILELGPRFQLAFCSKVIECGKEEIEKIPPKYRNTLPAFLQSNEACVTYFKENFDQAREQRKLKKEEATPEMAQEFEKCVSALEKSTCDMFQRKETKHTGIPGCEGLPKIAQPDIP from the coding sequence ATGAAATATATAAAAATTATAATGTTATTATCGGTTGTCGTTCTTGCTTTAGAAAATTGTTCCAAATCTCCAGAGCAGAAAATCCTGGAATTAGGGCCTAGGTTCCAATTAGCATTTTGTTCTAAAGTCATAGAATGTGGAAAAGAAGAAATCGAAAAGATCCCTCCTAAATACAGAAATACTCTTCCGGCATTTCTACAATCCAATGAAGCATGTGTTACTTATTTTAAGGAAAATTTCGATCAGGCAAGAGAACAGAGAAAATTAAAAAAAGAAGAAGCCACTCCTGAAATGGCCCAAGAATTCGAAAAATGTGTTTCTGCTTTAGAAAAATCCACCTGCGATATGTTCCAGAGAAAGGAAACAAAACATACTGGAATTCCAGGCTGCGAAGGTCTTCCTAAAATCGCTCAACCGGATATTCCTTAA
- a CDS encoding histidine triad nucleotide-binding protein, whose product MTDSCIFCKIINKEIPSKTIFEDENLFAFHDIAPQAPTHFLVIPKKHIVDIDHTSGEDKALLGEILFRAAEIARSLGLNKEGFRIVNNMGELGGQTVFHLHFHVLGGRQMKWPPG is encoded by the coding sequence ATGACAGATTCCTGTATATTTTGTAAGATCATTAACAAAGAGATCCCTTCCAAGACCATCTTCGAGGATGAGAATCTATTCGCTTTTCATGATATTGCTCCCCAAGCACCTACTCATTTCCTAGTCATTCCTAAAAAACATATCGTAGACATAGACCACACCAGCGGAGAGGACAAGGCTCTTCTGGGAGAAATTTTATTTAGAGCCGCAGAGATCGCTAGATCCCTCGGACTCAATAAAGAAGGTTTCCGGATCGTAAACAATATGGGCGAACTAGGCGGCCAAACAGTATTCCATCTTCATTTTCATGTGCTTGGTGGAAGACAAATGAAATGGCCTCCAGGCTGA
- a CDS encoding lysylphosphatidylglycerol synthase transmembrane domain-containing protein encodes MKKLLLGFGISVLSLGFLFWNLDLSGFTSILERWRPIFLIPFFVAILWGLYLFSWRWYLLLGKKVPFRTALLSAYIGVGANQFLPARGGDIFRLYLCKKGENISYGSLVSGIFLEKVLDFSFIFCAGLGALFILGVNGSETKILFPLLGILAIFSALLIVRLFYKRLILLGEFLFSKIGKKEFFSEKLAPQVSELGNFLTFRNVSSYGILTACTWLFGYAIHYTLLQYLVGIHLSPLETVFIMFCGAVGVMVPSAPSGAGVYHASITSGFVLLGRESSEGLVYATTVHLGQMVALGILTTILYVYWSFTEKEKTN; translated from the coding sequence TTGAAAAAATTATTACTCGGATTCGGGATCAGCGTTTTATCTCTGGGTTTTCTATTTTGGAATCTGGATCTTTCCGGTTTTACTTCTATATTAGAAAGATGGAGACCTATCTTCTTAATTCCATTCTTCGTAGCTATTCTTTGGGGATTATATTTATTCTCTTGGAGATGGTATTTATTACTCGGTAAAAAAGTTCCTTTTAGAACTGCACTTCTTTCCGCTTATATCGGAGTAGGAGCCAATCAATTCTTACCCGCAAGAGGAGGAGATATTTTCCGTCTCTATCTCTGCAAAAAGGGAGAAAACATAAGTTACGGAAGTTTGGTAAGCGGGATCTTTTTAGAGAAGGTTCTAGACTTCTCCTTTATATTTTGCGCGGGACTAGGCGCTCTTTTTATTTTAGGAGTCAACGGATCCGAAACCAAGATACTATTTCCTTTACTTGGGATCTTAGCGATCTTCTCCGCACTCTTAATTGTTCGATTATTTTATAAACGACTGATCTTATTAGGAGAATTCTTATTTTCCAAAATCGGAAAGAAGGAATTCTTTTCGGAAAAATTAGCTCCCCAAGTCTCGGAACTGGGAAACTTTTTAACTTTTCGTAATGTTTCCAGCTACGGAATTTTAACCGCCTGTACCTGGCTTTTTGGATATGCGATCCATTATACTCTTCTACAATACTTAGTAGGGATCCATTTAAGTCCTTTAGAAACCGTATTTATCATGTTCTGCGGAGCTGTGGGTGTGATGGTACCTTCTGCGCCGTCCGGAGCAGGAGTATATCATGCTTCCATCACATCAGGATTCGTTTTATTAGGCAGAGAAAGTTCGGAAGGTTTGGTATATGCAACCACAGTTCATTTAGGACAGATGGTCGCACTCGGGATCTTGACTACGATATTGTATGTGTATTGGTCTTTTACAGAAAAAGAAAAGACCAACTGA